The following DNA comes from Candidatus Stoquefichus sp. SB1.
CCTGTCGTTGTGAGACCAGCTTATACATTAGGAGGAACAGGTGGTGGAATTGCTACTAATGAAAAAGAATTACATGATATTTGTTCCAATGGTTTAAGATTATCACGTGTAAGTCAATGTTTGATTGAACGCTGTATTGCTGGGTGGAAAGAAATAGAATATGAAGTTATGCGAGATAGTGCAGGGAATTGTATAACAGTGTGTAATATGGAAAACTTAGATCCTGTTGGTGTGCATACTGGTGATAGTATTGTTGTAGCACCAAGCCAAACATTAAGTGATAAAGAATATCAGATGTTAAGAAGTTCAGCTTTGAATATTATTACTGCATTAGATATTCAAGGGGGCTGCAATGTCCAATATGCATTGAATCCTGACAGTTTTGAATATTGCGTCATTGAAGTCAATCCACGTGTCTCACGTTCATCAGCTTTAGCTTCTAAAGCAACGGGCTATCCAATCGCAAAATTAGCAGCTAAAATTGCTTTAGGGTATACTTTAGATGAGATTGTCAATGCTGTGACTGGAAAAACATTTGCTTCTTATGAACCAACTTTAGATTATATTGTCTGTAAAATTCCAAAATGGCCATTTGATAAATTTGTAGGTGCATCAAGAGAATTAGGAACACAGATGAAAGCAACTGGTGAGGTTATGAGTATCTGTAATAACTTTGAAGGAGCACTGATGAAAGCGATTCGCTCACTTGAACAAAATGTTTATGATTTACATATACCTGAGCTAGAAACTCTTAGTAAAGAAGATATAATCAATAAATTAAAGGATGTTGATGATCATAGAATCTTTGTTGTTGCGAAAGCATTAAGAGAAGGTATGAGTACAAGTGATATTCATGAAATTACAAAAATTGATCTTTGGTTTATTGATAAAATTCAACATCTTATTGAAGTTGAACATGAATTAAAAACCAAAGAACTGACAATTGATTTATTAAAATTAGCCAAACGATTAGAATTTCCTGATCAAGTGATTGCTAAATACACTGGAAAAAGTGAAAAAGAGATTCACGATATGAGAAAAACTCATCAAATTGTTGCTGCTTATAAAACAGTTGATACATGTGCTGCTGAATTTGATGCATCTACACCGTATTATTATTCTATTTATGGTGGTTATAATGAAGTGAATCCACAAAAGAATAAGAAGAAAATCATGGTATTAGGGTCTGGACCTATTCGTATTGGACAAGGAATTGAATTTGATTATTGTTCAGTCCATTGTGTATGGGCATTAAAAGAAGCTGGTTATGAGACAATTATTGTCAATAACAATCCTGAAACAGTTTCAACTGACTTTGATATTGCTGATAGATTGTATTTTGAACCATTAACACCTGAAGATGTAGAAAGTATTGTGGATATTGAAAAGCCTGATGGAGCAATTGTACAATTCGGTGGACAGACAGCCATTAAATTAACCAAAGCTTTAATGGAAATGGGTGTTGAAATTTTAGGGACATCTGCAGATGATGTTGATGCTGCTGAAGATCGAGAAAGATTTGATGAAATCTTAGAAAGATGTGGAATTGATCGTCCAAAGGGATCAACTGTTTTTACAACGGAAGAAGCAATTGCAACAGCAAATCGTTTAGGCTATCCAGTGCTAGTAAGACCTTCTTATGTTTTGGGTGGGGCTGGTATGGAAATTGCTTTGAATGATGGTGATGTCAAGACATTTATGGATATTATTAATCGTCAGTATCAGGAACATCCGATTCTTATTGATAAATATTTGGCTGGTAAGGAAGTGGAAGTTGATGCGATATGTGATGAGAATGGTGTTTTGATTCCTGGGATTATGGAACATGTAGAACGTGCAGGAGTTCATAGTGGCGATAGTATTTCGGTTTATCCAACCCAGAAAATCAAACCTGAAGTAAAACAAGTTATTGTTGATTATACAAAAAAACTAGCCAAGGCATTACATGTGATTGGGTTAATTAATATTCAGTTTATTGTGTATGAAGATCAAGTTTATGTAATTGAAGTGAATCCAAGATCATCACGTACAATTCCTTATATTTCTAAGGTAACAGATATACCTGTTGTTGATGTTGCGACTCATGTTATTATGGGAAAATCAATTCAAGAGCAGGGTTATGAATATGGTCTTGCTGCGGAAAAAGAAACAATCGCTGTGAAAATGCCAGTTTTCTCATTTGAAAAAATTAAAGGTGCTGAAATTAGTCTAGGACCTGAAATGAAATCTACAGGTGAAGTTCTAGGGATTTCTAAAGACTATGATGAAGCCATCTATAAAGCTTTTATAGGAACTGGAATTCAGTTGCCTAAGAAAAAGAATATTATTTGTACAATTAAGGATAGTGCTAAAGAAGAATTCTTACCAATTGCTAAAGAATATTATCAATTTGGATATGATTTATATGCAACAGAAGGCACATATCAATTCTTAAAAGACCATGATATACCAGTTCATTTGGTCAATAGAATAAATGCTTCAGCCAATACAATGTTTGATTTAATGTTAACAGATACAGTTGATCTTGTTATTGATATTCCAACTCGAAACAATAATTTAAAAGATGGGTTCTTAATTAGAAGATTTGCTGTTGAAGCAGGAATTCCTATTTATACATCATTAGATACTGCCCAAGCCTTAATAACAAGTTTACAAAAAAGACATCAGGGTGATACATCCTTAATAGACATAACAGAGTTTTAATCATTATCTTTATCTAATTTTTACCAAGTATATGCTTTTGTAAAATCAGGTATTTGTTTAATATAATCTATTGATTTGAGAAAAACTTATGATATAATAATGAGTGTGAGAGAAGTACTATTATAGCTTATAAGGCATAGTATATAAACAGGCAGAAATGCCAACAATATGATGGGTGAGATATACCTCGTGGCTTGACACGAATCAACTTGAAATCTTAAGTGAGACGTATGAAATCACAAGTCGGCTGGCGACATAAAATTCAGAAATGATAAGTGGGACAAATGGAACCATAAGTTGGCAAGCAACAGAAAAATCAAGCAAGAGAAGGGTTTGTAGTTTCTTAGGAAATTATGAACCCTTCTTAAATTATTGTATGGAGGATTTATGTTATCATCAAAGGAAATAAATATATTGATTGAAGCAGCACAATTGTATAAAAATAATTTACTTAATATGAATGTTATGTTCATTCACTATAATAAGAAAACACATAAGTATTCCTATTCTGAGATGTTATTTGAAAAAAAGAACTTTTTACATCTTACAGGAATTCAATTTATAGAATCAGAAGAAGAAAATAAAAAATCAGTTTTATTTTATAATAAATGTATAAATAATAAATTATCAAAAAAGGATATTCTTCCTAAACAAAATGGAACGACTGTTTTAAAATTAGAAATCATACGAGTTATCATGAATTTACATACCAATACATCTATGATAGGCGAATATAATTATTCTAAGCCAAAGTTGATTGTTGATAAAATTTGCGGAGGTGTTTATGCATCATTAGGTATAGATAAAGGTGATAATGGCTATTTTTATCCTAAGAGCACTTTACAGGAAGATATAAGAAAATTAGTAACTTCATATGATATTGTTGAAGGAATAATGATTAAAAATAGAAATGAAAAAGTTTACAAAAAATAAACTAAAGGTAGCTATAAATGACCTGCCAGATGATATAAAGAAAAAAATAGATATATGAACTTCAGCTAATACAATGTTTGATTTAATGTTAACAGATACAGTTGATCTTGTTATTGATATTCCAACTCGAAACAATAACTTAAAAGATGGGTTCTTAATGAGAAGATTTGCAGTTGAAGCAGGAATTCCAATTTATACATCATTAGATACTGCCCAAGCCTTAATAACAAGTTTACAAAAAAGACATCAGGGTGATACGTCACTCATTGATATTACACAATTAAGGTAAAAGAAAAAGTTATGGAGAAATCCATAACTTTTATAATAAAAACAAATTGTGCCTATCTGGGAAGGGATTGAAGTTGATTTATCAACGATTGAATATCCTTTTCATTTGGGTGAGAGAGCGCCTGATCAAAGTTATCAATCAATGGTAAAAACTTTTGAGGGTTATCTTTAGCCAGTTTAGCATAACGTTCACGAATACTTACTGGCATTTTGCCCTGACACATATATGTTCCTATTATCTCATTAGAAGTATCTATATAAGAGAGAATATTGTGAAGAATTGTTTGAAAATATTGAGAACTGCCACCAAAACCAGCTGTTCCAAATAGGAATATTTTTTGATTCTTTATCTTCTTTAAATAATCTTGTAAAGGTCCATCACATGTTCCCTTATCAGTCCAAAAACCAATAAACAAAATATCAGCATGAATGTCATTGGAAGATGGATGACCATAATATACACATTCATCATGTTTATAAAAAGAATGAATTTGTTGTGCGAGTTGTTCTGTGTTTCCAGTATGACTTGAATAGATAATAGCGTATTT
Coding sequences within:
- the carB gene encoding carbamoyl-phosphate synthase large subunit — translated: MPKNKEIKKVLVIGSGPIIIGQAAEFDYAGTQACRALKEEGVEVVLINSNPATIMTDKDIADKVYIEPLTIPVVKNLIIKEKPDSILPTLGGQNALNIAMALADEGFLEAHHVKTIGTSTKTIKLAEDRLEFKTLMEIIHEPCAASIVVNHVDDALTFAAQIGYPVVVRPAYTLGGTGGGIATNEKELHDICSNGLRLSRVSQCLIERCIAGWKEIEYEVMRDSAGNCITVCNMENLDPVGVHTGDSIVVAPSQTLSDKEYQMLRSSALNIITALDIQGGCNVQYALNPDSFEYCVIEVNPRVSRSSALASKATGYPIAKLAAKIALGYTLDEIVNAVTGKTFASYEPTLDYIVCKIPKWPFDKFVGASRELGTQMKATGEVMSICNNFEGALMKAIRSLEQNVYDLHIPELETLSKEDIINKLKDVDDHRIFVVAKALREGMSTSDIHEITKIDLWFIDKIQHLIEVEHELKTKELTIDLLKLAKRLEFPDQVIAKYTGKSEKEIHDMRKTHQIVAAYKTVDTCAAEFDASTPYYYSIYGGYNEVNPQKNKKKIMVLGSGPIRIGQGIEFDYCSVHCVWALKEAGYETIIVNNNPETVSTDFDIADRLYFEPLTPEDVESIVDIEKPDGAIVQFGGQTAIKLTKALMEMGVEILGTSADDVDAAEDRERFDEILERCGIDRPKGSTVFTTEEAIATANRLGYPVLVRPSYVLGGAGMEIALNDGDVKTFMDIINRQYQEHPILIDKYLAGKEVEVDAICDENGVLIPGIMEHVERAGVHSGDSISVYPTQKIKPEVKQVIVDYTKKLAKALHVIGLINIQFIVYEDQVYVIEVNPRSSRTIPYISKVTDIPVVDVATHVIMGKSIQEQGYEYGLAAEKETIAVKMPVFSFEKIKGAEISLGPEMKSTGEVLGISKDYDEAIYKAFIGTGIQLPKKKNIICTIKDSAKEEFLPIAKEYYQFGYDLYATEGTYQFLKDHDIPVHLVNRINASANTMFDLMLTDTVDLVIDIPTRNNNLKDGFLIRRFAVEAGIPIYTSLDTAQALITSLQKRHQGDTSLIDITEF
- a CDS encoding PBECR4 domain-containing protein; amino-acid sequence: MLSSKEINILIEAAQLYKNNLLNMNVMFIHYNKKTHKYSYSEMLFEKKNFLHLTGIQFIESEEENKKSVLFYNKCINNKLSKKDILPKQNGTTVLKLEIIRVIMNLHTNTSMIGEYNYSKPKLIVDKICGGVYASLGIDKGDNGYFYPKSTLQEDIRKLVTSYDIVEGIMIKNRNEKVYKK
- the bilS gene encoding flavodoxin family protein BilS; translation: MKYAIIYSSHTGNTEQLAQQIHSFYKHDECVYYGHPSSNDIHADILFIGFWTDKGTCDGPLQDYLKKIKNQKIFLFGTAGFGGSSQYFQTILHNILSYIDTSNEIIGTYMCQGKMPVSIRERYAKLAKDNPQKFLPLIDNFDQALSHPNEKDIQSLINQLQSLPR